In Pangasianodon hypophthalmus isolate fPanHyp1 chromosome 13, fPanHyp1.pri, whole genome shotgun sequence, the genomic window TACATCCACACGGAAAGATGAGCCATCCCGGAACACTACATCATCATGCTGGCAAGGTACAGTCTCTTCATGGACAAAGAAGAGATATGGCCCATTTTGTAAGTGATCTAATGAGGAAGCAGACTTCCACAGAGCTGGATCAAACCACTTCAGAGAGTCAGGGTCTCTGAAATGGGCTGTGCCACCTGTTCCACAGCTAGGATCCTGACCTTCTCTAACAGAAAAACCAGCTCCAGAGGCCAGAATAAACTCTCCATCCACAGGCAGTCTCATTCCAGAAAGTGTATGAGCTTCCCCTACATACACAGCTACTTTACCAGAGGCTGAAAATACCACTTGATCACTTCCACAGGGCAGAGAACCTTTGTCCCAGTTTGTCACATTTTCAAAGTTGGTGTCTGGAACCCACTGCTTGTACAGCGCGCATGCAGAACCAAGCATagagagcaaaataaaaaggTCTTGTCTGGTTGCCATCATGAGAGGGTATGAAATAAGATgtaagaaagaggaaaagatggACCTTTGGTCTCTCAGTAAACTATGTGACTATCACATGAAACACTAAAACTTCTGTTAATGAGAATTCATTACAGCAGTTCAGTCAGTCAAATATTTACCAGAGTTAAAATCATAGCGGACACAATCCTAGTGACCAGCTTGTTTTATCCTAAAACAACATTTTGTCCTGGAAAATTCATGTAACACAAAGACTGTGCCGACTTACCTGAGCTAATTATTAGGAAACTTTAATATAGTTGAACACCTTCAGTAAGCTTAACCAATTTTGATACTATATTGTAGATATTTTGATCAAGAGTTATCACGAGCAAATCTCATGCATTAGAATAGATCCATAGTCCACATCAAAGAGACATATATCATTTAACGTGGGTTTTCACTGAATGTGGGCTGGAATATTTGGGTACAGCACAATGtttacagctctgacagtgtAGCAAAATGCAATGGTCTGTGTATAGGGCAAAGGAAAACATAAAAAGCTCtgtggctctaataaatagcaTGAATATAATTGttgacatttaaataatgagcttaatatttgaatatttgtattgggttcatgaaataaatgtgtacCAAGaaggtctgtggaatttattttataggtGAAAGGGTCCCTGGTTGAAAAATTTGGAGAACACCTGAGCCAGAAGATAGAGAAGACCATATGCAGTACGTCCCAGCTTTGTACAAGAAGGCTATTATTTCCTTTACAAAGAATCAAGCATGCgtaataattaaagaaagttTGAAATCAGTGATGGTTTGATAGAAGGAGTTATATACAcaatcactgaccactttattaggaacacctgtactcctgctcattcatgtaattacccaatcagccaatcacgtggcaggaGCGCCATGCATAAAATCtttcagatacaggtcaagaacttcatttaaagttcacatcaaacatcagactgggaagaaatgtgatttcagtgacacTAGCAGAGTTGTcagtgccagatgggctggtgtgaggatttcagaaactgctgatctcctggaattttcatgcacaacagtctctagagttaaATAGagtagaatggtgcaaaaaacaaaaaacatccaaccaGCAGAAGTTCCTCAGGGGGAAACATCTTCTTGATGAGAGACGTCAAAGGAGAATGGGCAgaatggtttgagctgacaggaaggcaaatggaactcaaataatcactctctaaaaccgtggtgagcagaaaagcatctcctgatgcacaacacattgttgtgaaccttgaggtggactGACTTCATCAGCAGAACACCACATCAGAttacactcctgtcagccaagaacagcaatCTGTGGCTACAGCGGATACAAGCTCACTGAAACTTGACacctgaagactggaaaaacatcatctggtctttttccagtcttcttctgtccagtttcagttaACATTGTTGAAGCAATGCCACGATTTGCTGTTCTCATAGCAAAAGGgatcctacccagtattagtatcgtgttcctaataaagtggccgatGAGAGTGTATGTAACCATTCTTTCATAAACCAGCAATGTCTTTGACATGAAACACCTCTTAAAAACTACaattaaaatgacaatttttctgtatatataatCTGGTTTAGCTATTTTACAAAGCTGTTTTTAAACTCTTCCGTTCCTTGAAACTagtttttagtgttttagcTATAcgctaactatacgctaacatTAACGACGCGTAGACATAGGCGAAATCCCAAATAGCACATTTACAAACATGATATGTGCACTACTTAGTGCACTACGGTGTAGAAATCATAACAATGCCTTATACCCTATATGGAGGAAGTAgtgaagccatttgggattcagccttcTTGCTAGAGAAGCGCTGGGGTCCTTCGGGCAGATCCTCGGCTACCTTTGTTTACATACACGTCACCAGGAAGTGGACCAACCAAACTTCGAAATGTTAAGACAGGTGAggattttatagattttaactttattagtattattattattattactactagtagtagtagtaatggtagtaaaATCGGTACTATTGGCACCTATGTTAATGAAGGTTTTATGGTTCACTTTCCGTACAGCAGCGCGTGAAACTTATgctagcttgtgtgtgtgtgtttaaaacattATGATGTGTAATTTCCGatgtgtaattttctttaaaatgtgctGCTGCATTAATTAATAAGGCTGGTGTCAATAGGATTCACAGGGTGATGTTCCACTTTTTGACGAGGATGAGGATGcagccagcagcagcaagtcAAAAATCCAGTGAGTCCCTGAACTataaagtttttgttttgttttgttttgacttcTGATGAATTAACTACCTGGCACAGCCTAGTCTGAATGAAGGCTTGTATCTTTTCAGATTTTTTGGTCATCCTTGTCTTTTTGTTCCCTCCATATTTTGTTGTAATGCTTTTGTTgcttatttattcttttaaacctttttttaaaccttttttgaAGCATAagttaattgtttttttgtttctttctctctctcaggcatCCTTTGGCCACTTTCTTCCACCTTTTCTTCCGTGTGAGTGCTATCCTGGTCTATCTGTTGTGTGAACACATCAGCAGCAGCTACATTGCCAGCATGGTCACCATCATTCTCCTCCTGTCATGTGACTTTTGGACAGTGAAGGTAGGACAGtcaatgtctgtctgtctgcaataacttaaatttatttaaagaagcagttgtttctctgtttgtttgAGGTGCTCCTCTACTGCAGTAGCACATCAGATCATGTTTTTGTATAAGCCAGTCCAACAGATATCTCTGACTGTGATCCATTTACCAGACTAAATCAACAACATATTGTCTTAGACCAAAGAAATTCTCTACTTTAGAATGTCCAGATCAGCATCCTGATCTCAGTCACATTATTGTTGTGATCTCAGGCAGGCTGATCACGCAAGATATCCTCAAAATATTGATcaattaaaacagttttaaattgTGAAGGAACAGAACAAAAATACTTCCTATTTGCTAGACAGCTATGATCAGCAGCAAAGTGTGTTTAGTAGAtattacaccaatcagccataacattaaaaccactgacaggtgaagtgaataatattgattatctcattacaatggcacctgtcaaggggcgGGATATATTAGTtagcaagtgaacagttagttctcaaagttgatgtgttggaagcaggaaaaatgggcaagcttaATGATCaaagcgactttgacaagggccaaattgtgattgCTAGACGACTGTGTCAGAGcttctccaaaacggcaggtcttgtggggtgttcccagtatgcagtggttagtacctaccaaaagtggtccaaggaaggacaatcgGTGAACCGGCAAtggggtcatgggctcccaaggttCACTGACACGTGCGAAAGTGATCTCACAGAAgaactactgtagcacaaattgctgaaaaagttaatgctggctatgatagaaaggtgtcagaacacacagtgcatcgcagcttactgtgtatggggctgcataaccacagaccagtcagagtgccaatgctgacccctgtctacTGCCAGAAGCGCCTGCagtgggcacatgagcatcagaaccgGACCATgtagcagtggaagaaggtgccctgttctgatgaatcatgttttcttttacatcatgtggacggcatggtgcgtgtgcgtcaccagcgaggcagtgtgatgctctgggcaaatgttctgctgggaaactttgggttgtggcattcatgtggatgttactttgacctgtaccacctacctaaacattgttgcagaccaagtagaCCCTTTCAtagcaacagtattccctaacgGCAGTGGCATCTTTctgcaggataatgctccctgccacactgcaaaaattgttcaggaatggtttgaggaacatgacaaagagttcaaggtgttgacttggcctccaaattccccagatctcaatccagtcgagcatctgtgggatttctggacaaacaagtctgatccatggaggccccaccctgcaacttacaggacttaaaggatctgctgataatgtcttggtgccagatacaacagcacaccttcagaggtcttgtggagtccatgcctcgacataTATACAATTTCTATAATTGATATTAATTTGGCTCTGGCCATTCTTCATGGAGTGGAGCAAAATTACATGGATATGGAGTGTTTCAAAATTTAACACTACACTGtgcaataatatatatttatttgttctgcATTTCTGCATTCAGAATGTGACTGGGCGGCTACTGGTAGGCCTGAGGTGGTGGAATCAGGTGGATGAGAATGGGAAGAGCCATTGGGTGTTCGAGTCTCGAAAGGTCAGAGGATGAATCAACATTACTGCATTACAGGGACAGTAAATAGTGTACTATGACTTGCTATCTGCAATCTTTAACTTTTACTGTGCAATAGCAGTGAAATGGAGAAGAGATGATTTAAcagctgttattttattgtCCACTGTTCTTGCTATATAACGCAGTGACACGTAGGAAAAGACTGACaatttatttcctcttttaGGAAACCAGCAGAAAAATTGTCTCGAGTTCAGAATCACGGATTTTCTGGCTCGGCCTTATTGTGTGTCCCATCTTATGGGtgctctttgtgttttcttctctcttttccttcaacataaagtggctggtgagtatCAAAGTCTAGGATATAACAGTTTGACTGTTTATTGACTGTTTAActaatacatatatacatatatatatatatatatatatatatatatatatatatatatatatatatataaatataaatatatataaatataaataaatacattaagtACTCAATAATACAATTGAGTGGTTGACGATGGGAAAACCAGTGATTGCACAAAAGTCCTGTTTCGTATGTGCATTGGTGTAGGCAACAGGTTCCCAACCATGCTCCTGGagtaattcagttttatttgtatagcgtttttaacaatggacattgtcacaaagcagctttgcagaaataaatagattcaaattaaattaaaccaaaataaattgtaaatatgtgaatttatgagcaagccagaggcgacaatGGCAGggtaaaactccctgagacgatatgaggaataaaccttgagaggaaccagactcaaaagggaacccatcctcatctgggtgctaacagctagtgcagttataaataaatcccttctgtaactgtgtacaatatggacaaatagtgcaattgtgcaaccagtaaattcatcacagttttcacaagaagtctgtCCGTTCACCCCTtatcctgcacattttagtgttttctctacTCTGACACACCCACTTCATTTCAGGAAGGGCTGATTAATTGAATCAAGAGTGTTAGAGAAGAGAAAACAGTCAAATGTTTTGGACATGGGGTACTCCAGGGCCAAGGTTAGGAACCTGTGGTGTAGAGAACTAGATAAAGTTTGGGCCAAGAGAAATTATGGCATTCAACACTGTGAACATAATCCTACTCAAGGACAGGTGAGACATACCCACTATGTCCCTAATTTCCCTCTGAAATGTTCCTGTAgccaaaaaaaacagatggttgaacagataatgcattTGTTCA contains:
- the zgc:112148 gene encoding Golgi apparatus membrane protein TVP23 homolog B, encoding MLRQDSQGDVPLFDEDEDAASSSKSKIQHPLATFFHLFFRVSAILVYLLCEHISSSYIASMVTIILLLSCDFWTVKNVTGRLLVGLRWWNQVDENGKSHWVFESRKETSRKIVSSSESRIFWLGLIVCPILWVLFVFSSLFSFNIKWLAVVIMGVVLQWANLYGYVQCKVGGGTNLKNMATSYVGLQFFKQAMNKSQGP